The window CCTCTGGCTTTTCTGCGGGATTTCAAGCGTTCTTACTGACAGGAACGGACGTGAGGAAAATTCTGGGGCTGATAGAGGAATTTTCCTTCTTCCCGGCAAATAGGCTTTCTTTGCGAACGAGAGAACAAACGCAACAAGGTTCCCCTTTTCCTGGAAGCCCGGCAATGCTCCAGCGCCAGAGGCGCCGAGGGTCTCCCGCCTCCCGCTCCCTGAGGGGCGATCCCGCTCCCTGAGGGGAGATCCCGCTCCCTTGGCTGGTGTAAAGCCATTACCGAAGGAAAACGGGCTCGCAGACGGGCTTTATCCCGCTGCCCTGTGACACGACCGGCGCTGCAGTGTATccaaagaagggaaaagaagctggggaagggtcaggagcgcaagtcctgtgaggagcggctgagggaggtGGGAGCTTGGAAAAAGGAGGCTCAGGCGGGACCTATGGCTCTGCAATTCCCGGGAAAGGAGGGTGTGGCCGGGCAGGATCGGGTTCTTCTCCCCGGCAAGCAGCGACAGGACAACAGAACACAGCCTATAGAACTTCTCCtcgtgtgccaggggaggttcaggttggacatcaggaggaatttctccacAGAAGGAGGTGATTAGACACTGGAACAACTGCCCACGGACgtggtggagtcaccgtccctgcaGGTGTTCAAGGAACcactggacgtggcactcagtgccatggtctagttaaCACGGCGGTGTTCGGTCATAGGgcggactcgatgatctcagaggcctTTCCCAACCAAATTCCTGGGATTTATGTGATTTCTCTGCAGCCGGGAGAAATCTCCCGCCGCCCCGCACCGTATTTACCACTAGTGAGCGCACCCCCGTTACCGTACATACCCACACGGGTACGCCCAAAACCCGGCGTTACCGTATTTAACGCCACTAACCCGCCGCCGCATTTCAAGGACGTGGAGCCCAACACGTGCTCCCGCACACCACAGCAAAGCCGTAATGCCCCGAGAAAAGCGCATGCGCcgtgcggcggcgggggcgggagtGCGGCCGCGACCCGGTGgggtgaggagaggaggagcggcTGGTCccgcctcctccttctcctcctgcccGCGGCTCCCGGTGCTGTCGGTCCCGCCTCCTGCTCCCCGCGGCTCCCGGTGCCGCCGAGGCCTGCCCCGGCCCTGACTCGCCGGGCCCCGGGGCGCCGCAGAGCCATGGCGCAGAGAAGGGTGGCGGAGCGCGGGCCTTGCCAGGCGGCGGCGGAAAGCGCCAGGCACCAGcggcagcttctggaaggtgccgggggctcggggcggcgggagcgggggtGACCTCGCCGTGGCATCGGACGGTGCCCGGTACGGGTGTCGGTGCCCGGGCCGGTGCCCGGTGCGGCTGTTGGTGCCTCTCGGCGCCTCGGGCACCGGCCCCGTCCCGCGCGGGCActggggcggccgggccgggccgggcccctcACGGTGCGTGTGGGGTGAGGCGGCTCCCGCCCCTCGGCGGCCGAAACGGGGCAGCGagccctttcccttttcctttgcgTGAGGGAAGACGCGTGGTTCCATGTCTGtatgtatttgtgtgtgtgtgtgtgtgtgtgtgtgtgagttggTGTTATTCCACTACCGGCACGCCTGGAGTACAGAGAGTGGAAGCGGCAGAAAGCGCAGTGGGCTGAGTTTTCCTTTCTTGCCCTATGAgttgcttatttatttatttatttatctgtaaTTGATTTTGCTCCTTGGAGGAGGGGTTGCGAGAATAACCCCGGTGACAGTgcagtggaacaggttgcccagagagggtgtggagcctcCCTCAGAGGCGATACTCAGGAGCCGTGTGGATGCCTCCTGTTCCTGGGATGACCCTGAGCTGGGAGCTTGGACCCGCtgaccactgtggtcccttccaggcTGACAGCCCTGTGATTCCGTGCTTGCAGTTGCTTTGTGGATGCTGCCTTTGGCCTCGGCTGACCCGGTGCGCACCTGTGGGGTCGCGCTGACCTTAAACCTAAAAAAACCTCACAGCCGATAAAATTGCCAGCTCGTCCAGCGGGCTCCGTGGGTTTCGTCATCCAGTCGCTGCATTTCACAACAGTGAGGAGTCAGCGTGACCCACTTGAGTGTTGTGTGTTGGCATTGTAGTTGTGCCAGCGGCATCTGCGGGGGAAAACACAGCCTCGGCTCTTGGAGTGTTCCCCAGGTGACCCTGGGTGTGAAGCTGGGTGAGCCTCCAAATGCCTGAGGAGAGAGTGGTTTAGTACAGAACACAGCCCAGTATGGATACAGAGAGTATTTAGCATGGTGTTCATTTCAGTTCTTATTCTTTATGTGTGTAGTTACATTTGTGTTAATGAATGTCTTGCACTTATGTGGTCATTTTGATAAAAATCTAAAATACAGAAGAGGCCTAAAATGTCATTGTGTCACTTACTGTACTCCCATTGCTTCCACGACACAAGGACTTAAAAGCTAAAAAACacttatgtatatatatacttatatacccACATGAGTGTAAATTATGTGTAATTCCCAAGACTAGCACTTTATATCATAGGCTAGCATGTGTGTGTTTATGTAGGTTTCTTCCTAATGAGTGTGTCTCACCCAACTGGCTGTATCTGGCAGTCTTTCATTAGagggtgaaaaaaaaccccaaaacttgttAATGAGCAGGTTTTAAAGTTACATTGTACATCCTGGAAATTTAACTTCCAAGTTGAATCTGTAGTTAATTAGCCTGGCAGAAGATTTCTGGCAAAAAGGAAAACATTTGTATGGCTTACGTTGTTCAACTCTGTTTTTTCTCTTTACAAATGTATTTATTAATTGAGGGTTAAATTATTATGGATCATAGAAGGTGACTTCTGTGGAATGTTTGCCTGCATAAAAACTTCAAAGTTGTTTGAAAGCTTTCAGGGAACGTGAGCAATGTGTGTTATTGAAAGCATTGGTTGGGGAGATGTCTACAGAGAGTTTACTTTAATATTCCCTTAAAGGATAAGTTTAAAATCTGGTGCAAGTTGTGAGAcattgctttgctcttgctgggtttttttctaacTTTGTTTCATGTTTAATTTCAGGGAAAGCCCTTGCAGAAGGTGGATCAGCTCGGACATCACTTCTTATTTTAGTGTCCATCTTCTTATCAGCTGCTTTCCTCATGTTCCTGGTATATAAAAATTTCCCACAACTTAGTGAGTAAGTATGTTATGAAAGTTTAATTCATCAGTTTATTGGATTTTCAGTATCAGACTGTAGAGGAGCCTGCAGGAGGAGATGACACAAACTCAGAGAATTGTTCTTCCTGTGAGGTTTCTGTTGTACAGTGGAGATCCCATGTTCTGAGGTGTTATCCCCTGGTACATTATCAGTGGTGATTGACTCTTCTTGGCCACCTTCAGCTGAGAGCAGAGTGTGTTTGGTTCAGGCTGAGTTCACTTAAAACTTCCTTGTGCCTTGGTGAAACTGGAGGCTGTCACCAAAAGGGGAAATCCTTCCTTCCTAGCTAAACTTTGCCCTCTCTTTTTCTCCTCCTTGTTGCACCCAGTGCTTGTGTTGGGATGGCAGGTTGAGCCTGCTTGTGTGACAGCTTTCTTTTCCACTTTTACTGGTTAAATTTCTGTCTGATGAACTTGCTCAGCAAGGTCAGTTTGCAATGGCCCATCCCTAAGCCTGATACAGAGGGAGCAAAGACACTCAAGTGTGCTGCCCAGGTTGCACCAGATTAAGGTGTGACATGAGATTTTGCCCTTAGAACTTTGTTTGTGAGGTGAAGTTCTGCCACTCCTGCTGCACTTCAGCTGTTCTGAGGCAGCTGCAGTTGGTTTTGGCTGAAGTTTTGCTGTTTTCACTTGCCAAGGGTTGCCCTGcgcaattttttctttttcatcagtacttggtaagaaaaaaaaaaacaaactagaaaAGAAGCACATTACTGTACTGAAGAAAAAACCCAGCTTGCAAATACCTAAAATTGGGGATTTTCTAATATAAACCACACTGTAAATATTAGGTGTTCATCTGAGAACATTATTGCAACAATAATCAAGGTTTGTTTGCTGAAGCTGTAATTTAGTGTTGTAGTGTATTTAATTATCTCTGTGTTCAGTAAGTAATTGTACTGCACTGTTTGATTATATTATAtcattcctgcttttttttttcctcttcagagAAGAAAGAGAATGTATAAAGGTTCCCAGAGATATGGATGATGCAAAGGCCTTGGGAAAAGTCTTGTCCAAATACAAGGACACGTTTTATGTTCAAGTGTTAGTGGCTTATTTTGCCACATATGTTTTGTATCCTTTTTCTGATGTAAAGGGCAGTTCTGATGTAGTCATGCtgctttgaaaatgaaaaatgcaATTTGATAAATTATTGGTCGTGGGTGAAGTTTAACATACCTAGGAGTGTCTACAAAgggacaaaaatattttaaactcttggaaatctataaacttttctctTTGCATTAGGCTTGGTCTTACTTTAATGTTATGATAACCTTTAAAATAAAGTAAATTTTGAGATAGAAATTACTGTTTGCTCTAAAAGAAAACTGAGACTACTGCTTTACTCTTCCTTAAGACATTCAAAGGCATTTCCACAAAAGGGTAATGTATAGAATATTTAGCAGTATTTCTGAAGGAAAGTATTTTGAGCCATCTTTCATCTCTCCACTGCCCAAATTCACAAAACCAAACCTGTTTTCTTTTAGAGAAGCAAATTTCTGAAGTACTTTCTGCCCAAGGAGACACAATTGTGTTGACTTCTTTTTCCTGAGTGCTGaatatattaattaataattaagcaCACTCCTAACTGGAACACTTAACTAAAGGTTAAGAACTTTAAAGCTGTAGAAGAGTTTGTGTCACAGTTTTAATGCAGGAGCCTTTTGTAACTCAGGAGAGTCAGCACTGAATGTGCCATTAGTAATTATCCTTCAGCTCATTCTTTCAGAGTATTCCACAAAAAGTATTTAATATTTCCCAAATTATAGATctaggaagaaaatgaaaatgttagTTTATATATTAGCAAGGAGTAGAATACATTGGCTCTGTATTGAGCTGCTCTAGCAGTTCTAGCTGTGATGACCTTTACtgtctcagcagcaggctgtgctcAGTTTCCAGGCATGGGTAACTGAACCTTGACACAGCTTAGCAAAAGCTCTACTGGCTGGAATGCACTCAGGAAAATTATTGGGCTTTTTAATATTTCAGTCAGTTCAGCTTGAGTGAAATAGTGtacagggtttttttgctttataaCTTTTCTATCCAAAGTGGGCAATACATCATAGCCTCAAGTATGCCTAGCAAGCCTTAAGTCCAACAACCTGCTTGCTTATGCTGCAGAAACCTAGTTTTTGCCTTTTAAAACATTTCTGACTGAAATTAGTGATCAGCTCTTGTAGTTGGTGACTCCCCCAAGCCTGTTTGTAAGGAAGGAATAGCTGCCTTCATCCATTTCAGTCTTCCATGAAAGCTGTGCTTATGGGCTCAGACAGGCCTGTGAGCTTCCCAGGGAGAATGTCTGGAACTGCACATCTCCAGTCAACAGGGTAAAATCGGAGTAAGTGTTTCCTGGAGGTCACAGTAAATCCTCTGGGGCAGTTGTAGCCCAGACAAAGAGAAAAGTGTAATCAGCTTTTGTTACTTTGTGACTTATTCTTTGTATGTGTAGTGATGGATCTGCACCTTGCTGCTCTTGCTTGACTTCTTGTGCTACTCTACAAGAGGTTTTTTGAAGTAAGGGTCTTGAGAAGGCCCTGCCTGTTTATGCTTTTTCTGATTGTAGAATGTATCCTGACTGCTTACAAAACTAAGCAGCATGTAGCTTTTTAGAAATGTGTTTTTCCTTAACTAAGATACATCCAGCTTGCAAACATTTGCTATTCCTGGGTCTATATTCCTCAGTATCCTGTCAGGGTTTCTTTATCCCTTCCCACTGGCcttatttcttgtttgtttggtaAGTATGGCAAGTAGTTTATGAGGGCATATATTTCTATCCATTTGGAATACAGCCATGCACCTGAGCAGTTTCCTGCTGGAAATGATCAGTCTGAGACTGGCATACACCTCAGTTTCTGATAACTATTGAGTTCTTactcagctctgctgcaggggTGGCATTACACAAAAAATTCACTGTAGCACTGGGTGGTGATCCAAACCACTGAGCTGTTCCTCCAGGTTTGCTTTATAATGAAGACATTGGAGTGTGAATCAGCCAGAGTTTCCCATACTCAAAATTTGTTTAGCATCTGCCAAAACCCAGTTGTAATTTCATTACACAATTACTGTGGTTTTATTATCACACTGCAAAATACATCTGTTTTTTAACTGGCTTAAATATGCAAGAAGCTTAGTTTAAGATTTGAAGTGTATGTTATCAACCAGCTTTAAAATATGTCATGTACAAAGGATGCAATGGTAGTGAGCCT is drawn from Melospiza melodia melodia isolate bMelMel2 chromosome 6, bMelMel2.pri, whole genome shotgun sequence and contains these coding sequences:
- the TMEM41B gene encoding transmembrane protein 41B: MAQRRVAERGPCQAAAESARHQRQLLEGKALAEGGSARTSLLILVSIFLSAAFLMFLVYKNFPQLSEEERECIKVPRDMDDAKALGKVLSKYKDTFYVQVLVAYFATYVFLQTFAIPGSIFLSILSGFLYPFPLALFLVCLCSGLGASFCYMLSYLVGRPVVYRYLTEKAVKWSEQVERHREHLINYIIFLRITPFLPNWFINITSPVINVPLKVFFIGTFLGVAPPSFVAIKAGTTLYQLTTAGEAVSWNSVFVLMFLAILSILPALFQKKLKQKFE